A stretch of the Clostridium botulinum genome encodes the following:
- the argH gene encoding argininosuccinate lyase, with protein MKLWGGRFKDEESKLMEDFNSSLKFDKRLYKEDIKGSIAHVKMLCRCQILKEEEEIVIIDGLISILNDIKSGTLKIEGDYEDIHSFVEINLIKRIGEVGKKLHTGRSRNDQVAVDMRMYAKNKACEIIKYIDELMLVIVKLGENNDAIMPGYTHLQRAQVVKFKFHIMTYYSMFNRDKKRILSDIEIMDESPLGCGALAGTTYNIDRNFTAKELGFKKPVDNFMDGVSDRDYLISLLSSFSIIMMHLSRLSEELILWSSKEFDFIKISDKFATGSSIMPQKKNPDAAELIRGKTGRVYGSLIGLLTTMKGLPLAYNKDMQEDKEGFFDAVDTIIKSLKIMSEMLNSLEIKKENMYNAVKRGFLNATEAADYLVNKGMAFRDAHGVIGSIVLYCEDKGIAIEDLTLDKLKSFCDLFSKDLYEFIEYKNSLRRGIKINI; from the coding sequence ATGAAACTTTGGGGCGGGCGTTTTAAGGATGAAGAAAGCAAGCTTATGGAGGACTTTAATAGTTCTCTTAAGTTTGATAAAAGATTATATAAAGAAGATATTAAAGGAAGTATTGCACATGTAAAGATGCTTTGCAGGTGTCAAATTTTAAAAGAAGAAGAAGAAATAGTAATAATAGATGGATTAATATCTATATTAAATGATATAAAAAGTGGGACATTAAAGATTGAAGGAGATTATGAAGATATTCATAGTTTTGTAGAAATTAATCTTATAAAAAGAATTGGTGAAGTAGGTAAAAAACTTCATACTGGGAGAAGTAGAAATGATCAAGTAGCTGTGGATATGAGAATGTACGCTAAAAACAAAGCTTGTGAAATCATAAAATATATAGATGAATTAATGTTAGTAATAGTAAAGTTGGGTGAAAATAATGATGCTATCATGCCTGGATATACTCATCTTCAAAGAGCACAAGTTGTAAAATTTAAATTTCATATAATGACGTACTATAGCATGTTTAATAGAGATAAAAAGAGAATTTTAAGTGATATTGAGATAATGGATGAAAGTCCTTTAGGATGTGGTGCACTTGCAGGTACTACATATAATATTGATCGAAATTTTACAGCAAAAGAATTAGGCTTTAAAAAACCAGTTGATAATTTTATGGATGGAGTAAGTGATAGAGATTATTTAATAAGTCTTTTATCATCATTTTCTATAATAATGATGCATCTAAGTAGATTAAGTGAAGAACTTATTCTTTGGAGCAGTAAAGAATTTGATTTTATAAAAATTAGTGATAAATTTGCAACGGGAAGTAGTATAATGCCACAAAAGAAAAATCCTGATGCAGCTGAACTTATAAGAGGTAAGACAGGGAGAGTCTATGGATCGTTAATTGGACTTTTAACTACAATGAAAGGATTACCACTTGCATATAATAAAGATATGCAAGAAGATAAGGAAGGTTTTTTTGATGCTGTAGATACTATTATAAAATCTTTAAAAATTATGAGTGAAATGCTAAATTCATTAGAAATAAAAAAAGAAAATATGTATAATGCAGTTAAAAGAGGCTTTTTAAATGCAACGGAGGCAGCAGATTATTTAGTAAATAAGGGAATGGCATTTAGAGATGCACATGGAGTGATTGGGTCTATTGTTTTATATTGTGAAGATAAAGGTATTGCAATAGAAGATTTAACACTAGATAAATTAAAATCATTTTGTGATTTGTTTAGTAAAGATTTGTATGAATTTATTGAATATAAAAATAGTCTAAGAAGGGGAATAAAGATTAATATATAA
- a CDS encoding Na+/H+ antiporter NhaC family protein, whose amino-acid sequence MKKRKIFIFTLILMLLMFTTTALGAEQDLSKANAIKFGIWTLLPPLISIILAFITKNVVLSLFLGVFSGTFLLALNNNGVFGALFHGFLDVVSQVLNSLADKWNAGIILQCLAIGGLIALITKMGGAKAVAEGLSKKAKTPVSTQIITWILGIFVFFDDYANSLIVGPIMRPVSDKMKISREKLAFVIDATAAPIAGIAVISTWVGYELSLIKDSFEAIGEHVSAYNIFLETIPYRFYNILILLFIVFTAIFLREFGPMLKAERRARTTGKLVSDNAKPMVSSETTELEPKEGTVLKVRNAVIPIMVLIIGAFLGFYYNGYTSIMSGENQELITLLQAHPTSFAAVRECFSASDASIVLFQAALFASIVAMIMGIKQKVFTLGEAIDTWVNGMKSLIITGVILLLAWSLSAVIKDLGTSHFLVAKLSSTLPAFVLPAVIFALASVISFATGTSYGTMGILMPLTIPLAFAINPTHTYMITAISSVLTGAIFGDHCSPISDTTILSSMGAACDHIDHVKTQLYYALVVAAVAIFGGYIPVGFGISIYIVLPIDIIILALIVRFIGKPVEIEENIAETQSEIELGTR is encoded by the coding sequence ATGAAAAAGAGAAAAATTTTTATTTTCACTTTAATATTAATGTTATTAATGTTTACAACTACAGCATTAGGAGCGGAGCAAGACCTATCAAAAGCTAATGCTATAAAGTTTGGAATTTGGACATTGTTGCCACCATTAATATCTATAATTTTAGCGTTTATAACTAAAAATGTAGTTTTATCATTGTTCTTAGGAGTATTTTCAGGTACGTTTTTGTTAGCCTTGAACAATAATGGAGTATTTGGAGCACTATTTCATGGATTTTTAGATGTAGTATCTCAAGTTTTAAATTCTTTAGCGGATAAGTGGAATGCAGGAATTATACTACAATGTTTAGCAATTGGAGGACTTATAGCATTAATCACAAAAATGGGAGGAGCAAAGGCAGTTGCAGAGGGTTTATCAAAAAAGGCTAAAACTCCAGTGAGTACACAGATAATAACTTGGATTCTTGGAATTTTTGTATTCTTTGATGATTATGCAAATTCTCTTATAGTTGGACCTATAATGAGACCAGTTTCAGATAAAATGAAAATTTCTAGAGAAAAATTAGCTTTCGTAATAGATGCAACGGCAGCTCCCATAGCAGGAATTGCAGTTATATCCACCTGGGTAGGATATGAATTAAGTTTAATAAAAGACAGCTTTGAGGCTATAGGAGAACATGTAAGTGCTTATAATATATTCTTAGAAACTATTCCATATAGATTTTATAATATACTAATTTTATTATTTATAGTATTTACAGCAATATTTTTAAGAGAATTTGGACCAATGTTAAAAGCTGAGAGACGTGCTAGAACTACAGGAAAATTAGTAAGTGATAATGCAAAACCAATGGTTTCATCAGAAACTACAGAACTTGAGCCAAAAGAAGGTACTGTTTTAAAGGTAAGAAATGCGGTGATTCCAATAATGGTATTAATAATAGGAGCATTTTTAGGTTTCTATTATAATGGATATACATCTATAATGAGTGGAGAAAACCAAGAATTAATAACATTATTACAAGCACATCCAACATCATTTGCAGCAGTTAGAGAATGTTTTAGTGCATCAGATGCTAGTATAGTTTTATTTCAAGCAGCATTATTTGCAAGCATAGTTGCTATGATAATGGGAATAAAACAAAAAGTATTTACTTTAGGGGAAGCAATTGATACTTGGGTAAATGGTATGAAATCATTAATTATAACAGGTGTTATATTACTTTTAGCTTGGTCTTTAAGTGCAGTAATTAAAGATTTAGGAACTTCTCATTTTTTAGTAGCAAAATTATCATCAACCCTTCCAGCATTTGTTTTACCAGCGGTTATATTTGCACTTGCATCGGTTATATCTTTTGCTACAGGAACATCATATGGAACTATGGGAATATTAATGCCTCTTACAATACCACTAGCATTTGCGATAAATCCAACTCATACTTATATGATTACAGCAATAAGTTCTGTGCTTACGGGAGCAATATTTGGGGATCATTGTTCACCAATTTCAGATACAACAATATTATCGTCTATGGGAGCGGCATGTGATCATATAGATCATGTAAAAACTCAACTTTACTATGCTTTAGTTGTTGCAGCAGTAGCAATATTTGGAGGATATATTCCAGTTGGATTTGGAATTTCTATATATATAGTTTTACCAATAGATATAATTATTTTAGCATTAATAGTTAGATTTATAGGAAAACCTGTTGAAATAGAAGAAAATATTGCGGAAACTCAAAGTGAAATTGAATTGGGTACTAGATAA
- a CDS encoding tryptophan transporter yields MKTNFKRSIINSLLLAIGFILHQIAPPIFFGMKPDLSLIMMFIIILLNDDYKTTLITGILYGILTALTTTFPGGQPANLIDKILTSQIIYLALIPFRNKFNNQGKLIILTAIGTMISGAIFIFSVAFLIGINQSISSLFLAVVLPATLINSIIAPILFNGIKLSLKHSKTNIF; encoded by the coding sequence ATGAAAACTAACTTTAAAAGATCAATTATAAATTCTTTATTACTTGCTATAGGTTTTATTTTGCACCAAATTGCCCCACCAATTTTCTTTGGAATGAAGCCTGATCTTTCATTAATCATGATGTTTATAATAATATTATTAAATGATGATTACAAAACTACTTTAATTACAGGAATATTATATGGAATATTAACCGCACTAACTACTACCTTCCCAGGTGGACAACCTGCAAACTTAATAGATAAAATACTAACTTCTCAAATTATATATCTTGCTTTAATACCTTTTAGAAATAAGTTCAATAATCAGGGAAAACTTATAATATTAACTGCAATTGGTACAATGATAAGTGGCGCAATATTTATATTCTCTGTTGCATTTTTAATAGGTATAAATCAATCTATATCATCTTTATTTTTGGCAGTAGTATTACCAGCTACATTAATTAACTCAATAATTGCACCTATACTTTTTAATGGTATAAAATTATCTTTAAAACATTCAAAAACAAATATATTTTAA
- a CDS encoding DUF378 domain-containing protein gives MKGLDITALVLVIIGAINWGLIGFFKFDLISSLFGNMSGFSRFIYAIVGIAGLYAISFFGRNNETDESK, from the coding sequence ATGAAAGGCTTAGATATAACTGCACTTGTTTTAGTAATTATAGGAGCAATAAATTGGGGATTAATTGGTTTCTTCAAATTTGATTTAATCTCTTCTTTATTTGGAAATATGTCTGGTTTTAGTAGATTTATATATGCTATAGTTGGTATAGCCGGATTATATGCTATATCTTTCTTTGGAAGAAATAATGAAACAGATGAATCTAAATAA
- a CDS encoding Lrp/AsnC ligand binding domain-containing protein has translation MDLKINGLDDLDIQILEILIKDSRTPYLEIARKCHVSGGTIHVRMKKMEDIGIIKGTKLILDNTKLGYDVCCFIGIYLNKASSFNGVLEKLDEINEVVELHYTTGQYSIFMKVICQSISHLQNLLMNKVQAIPEIQRTDTFISLSQPIDRNIQL, from the coding sequence ATGGATTTAAAAATAAACGGTCTTGATGATTTAGATATACAAATTTTAGAAATATTGATAAAAGATTCTAGAACTCCCTACTTAGAAATTGCTCGTAAATGTCATGTTAGTGGTGGAACTATACATGTTAGAATGAAGAAAATGGAAGATATAGGAATAATAAAAGGTACTAAATTAATTCTAGATAATACTAAGCTAGGTTATGATGTATGTTGTTTTATAGGAATATATTTAAATAAAGCTTCTTCTTTTAATGGCGTTTTAGAAAAACTTGATGAAATAAATGAAGTTGTAGAACTACATTATACTACTGGACAATATTCTATATTTATGAAAGTAATATGCCAAAGTATTTCTCATCTTCAAAACTTATTAATGAATAAAGTTCAAGCTATTCCTGAAATTCAAAGAACAGACACATTTATATCACTTTCACAACCAATAGACAGAAATATTCAACTTTAA
- a CDS encoding histidinol phosphate phosphatase yields the protein MMFDTHMHTKYSTDSHMTIDEVINKISEYNIGAIITEHMDLNYHNKEEFRLDSDKYFDDYYKYRNDKLLLGIEIGMCNEYCSNYENIVNEYPFDYIIGSVHEIEDEDLYVSEKIYKNNSKDELYIKYFEEIIKRINKHRFINSLGHIDYIARCAKYDDREIYYNNYREHIDDVLLNLIDKDICLELNTRRLEDKKAINNIIKIYNRFSQLGGKFITIGSDAHNKNSIASYFKEATELAEFCGLRPVYFKNRKIKLL from the coding sequence ATTATGTTTGATACTCATATGCATACAAAATATTCAACAGATTCACATATGACAATTGATGAAGTAATTAATAAAATAAGTGAGTATAATATAGGTGCTATAATTACAGAACATATGGATTTGAATTATCACAATAAAGAAGAATTTAGATTAGATAGTGACAAATATTTTGATGATTATTATAAATATAGAAATGATAAATTATTGCTGGGAATTGAAATAGGTATGTGTAATGAATATTGTTCTAATTATGAAAATATAGTAAATGAATATCCATTTGATTATATAATAGGATCTGTGCATGAAATCGAAGATGAAGATTTGTATGTTTCTGAAAAAATATATAAAAATAATTCTAAAGATGAATTATATATTAAGTATTTTGAGGAAATTATAAAACGTATAAATAAACATAGATTTATAAATAGTTTAGGACATATAGATTATATTGCAAGATGTGCTAAATATGATGATAGAGAGATATATTATAATAATTATAGAGAACATATAGATGATGTATTGTTAAATTTAATTGATAAAGATATTTGTCTAGAGTTAAATACACGAAGACTAGAGGATAAAAAAGCCATTAATAATATCATAAAGATATATAATCGATTTTCTCAGTTAGGTGGAAAATTTATAACCATAGGATCTGATGCACATAATAAAAATAGTATAGCTAGCTATTTTAAAGAGGCTACTGAATTGGCAGAATTTTGCGGATTAAGACCTGTATATTTTAAAAATAGAAAAATAAAACTTTTATAG
- a CDS encoding CehA/McbA family metallohydrolase has translation MYKNLFINIPKNNSIIHDKFPQITLISLNRTYFTHWTNIKMYLNNKKVHYKIIDNKITYIPSKKLHSGIQKVRVVIYDHHNEKKEFKWLFEIKSTSNIDKYNFYFGIPHAHTSFSTGRGTPMDAFTYAKKKGIDFLIITDHCGHLCKNSKSNKSSKWETTKSSAIKFNTKNQNFLSLSGFETTSKGFGDFNVLNINNLYKGKIKDFTKFALWLEKQNKPIVSINHPHKYIESFEYNKALDKFINFIEVGNGSPPFKYLNGEKYYYKLLDKGWHLGALNGQDNHRMNWGDTDNVTVVICKSLNENDFFEALYARRTYSSETKTLKLIFKVNNNWMGSILSPAKKLNFEIYAEDKKEPIKKVQVISNGGKVIKEKTSRKKNKFKWNFTIPYKKDNWYIIKVIHKNDNIGISSAIFT, from the coding sequence ATGTATAAAAATCTTTTTATAAATATACCTAAAAATAATAGTATTATACATGATAAATTCCCACAAATCACTTTAATTTCTCTAAATAGAACCTATTTTACACATTGGACAAATATTAAAATGTATTTAAATAACAAAAAAGTACATTACAAAATCATAGATAATAAAATTACTTATATTCCAAGCAAAAAACTTCACTCAGGAATTCAAAAAGTAAGAGTAGTAATCTATGATCATCATAACGAAAAAAAAGAATTTAAATGGTTATTTGAAATTAAATCCACTTCTAATATAGATAAATATAATTTTTATTTTGGAATACCTCATGCTCACACAAGCTTTTCTACTGGTAGAGGAACTCCAATGGACGCTTTTACTTATGCTAAAAAGAAAGGTATAGATTTTTTAATAATAACAGACCATTGTGGACATCTATGTAAAAATAGTAAATCTAATAAATCCTCTAAGTGGGAAACTACTAAAAGTTCTGCTATAAAATTCAATACTAAAAATCAAAACTTTCTCTCCTTAAGTGGTTTTGAAACAACGTCAAAAGGATTTGGTGATTTTAATGTATTAAATATAAATAATTTATATAAAGGTAAAATTAAAGATTTTACTAAATTCGCACTTTGGTTAGAAAAACAAAATAAACCTATAGTTAGTATTAATCATCCTCATAAATATATAGAATCCTTTGAATATAATAAGGCCTTAGATAAATTTATAAATTTTATAGAAGTAGGTAATGGTTCCCCACCATTTAAATATTTAAATGGCGAAAAATACTATTATAAACTTTTAGATAAAGGATGGCATTTAGGTGCTTTAAATGGACAAGACAATCATAGGATGAATTGGGGTGATACAGATAATGTAACTGTTGTTATTTGTAAATCTTTAAATGAAAATGATTTTTTTGAAGCATTATACGCAAGAAGAACATATTCATCTGAAACAAAAACATTAAAACTTATATTTAAAGTAAATAATAATTGGATGGGAAGCATTCTATCTCCTGCAAAAAAATTAAATTTTGAAATTTATGCAGAGGATAAAAAAGAACCTATAAAAAAAGTACAAGTTATATCAAATGGAGGAAAAGTTATAAAAGAAAAAACATCTAGAAAAAAAAATAAATTCAAATGGAATTTTACAATTCCTTATAAAAAAGATAATTGGTATATCATTAAAGTAATTCATAAAAATGATAATATTGGTATATCGTCAGCAATATTTACTTAA
- a CDS encoding HD-GYP domain-containing protein: MRLEFVKNLQGKEVLAKDILSSNGDILLKSGVKIEHYMIPKLKQYGVFMVYVQDDRFSDVIKDDGLTNLKQTTLEIMPHLFNELLEGEVSVLVKSMDKMDTLIEDIIKQNSINVSLYEVKVYDNYTYIHCVDTGIMSVYLGSCLNLKPCELKELGISAMLHDIGKIKISNKIINKKGSLTDEEFKEIKKHPLYGKEILNKTELFSDEIINGVLQHHERVDGKGYPYGIKDDEISKFGKIISVSDVFTAVSANRSYRMKFDPKEAYEFILGGMGTRFDEEVIKKFKENFAIYPLGCGVKLTNGIQGYVIKHNKNFPDRPVIRVVYDTYTNLPIQPYDIDLIKEMSLAIKDVC, from the coding sequence ATGAGATTGGAGTTTGTTAAAAACCTGCAAGGAAAGGAAGTTTTAGCTAAAGATATTCTCAGTAGTAATGGAGATATACTTCTTAAATCTGGTGTTAAGATAGAACATTACATGATACCTAAATTAAAACAATATGGTGTATTTATGGTTTATGTACAAGATGATAGATTTTCAGATGTTATAAAAGATGATGGACTAACTAATTTAAAGCAAACTACTTTAGAGATAATGCCCCATTTATTTAATGAACTTTTAGAAGGTGAGGTATCGGTATTAGTTAAATCAATGGATAAGATGGATACGCTCATTGAAGATATAATAAAGCAAAATAGTATAAATGTAAGCTTATATGAAGTAAAAGTTTATGATAATTACACATATATTCATTGTGTGGATACTGGAATTATGTCTGTTTATTTAGGATCATGCTTAAATCTAAAGCCTTGTGAATTAAAAGAATTAGGAATATCTGCTATGTTACATGACATAGGAAAAATTAAAATATCAAATAAGATAATAAATAAAAAAGGTTCCTTAACAGATGAAGAGTTTAAAGAGATTAAAAAGCATCCTCTATATGGAAAAGAAATTTTAAATAAAACAGAATTATTTTCTGATGAAATCATAAATGGTGTACTTCAACATCATGAAAGAGTAGATGGAAAAGGATATCCATATGGTATTAAAGATGATGAAATATCAAAATTTGGGAAGATAATTTCTGTAAGTGATGTATTTACAGCTGTAAGTGCCAACAGAAGTTATAGAATGAAATTTGATCCCAAGGAAGCTTATGAGTTTATTTTAGGGGGAATGGGTACTAGGTTTGATGAAGAGGTAATAAAAAAGTTTAAAGAAAATTTTGCTATATATCCTTTGGGATGTGGTGTAAAATTGACTAATGGAATCCAAGGGTATGTTATTAAGCACAATAAAAATTTCCCAGATAGGCCTGTTATAAGGGTAGTATATGATACATATACTAATTTACCAATACAACCTTATGATATTGATTTGATAAAAGAAATGTCTTTGGCTATTAAGGATGTATGTTAA
- a CDS encoding DUF4184 family protein — protein sequence MPFTFAHPAIVIPFNKQLPKYFNITALILGSMAPDFEYFLRFKPIGKMGHTSLGVFYFDLPIVFIMAFLWHCIIKKPFILSLPDPFDKKLSYFLNKKSNVFNIKYLITFVVSTLVGVYSHILWDAFTHKTGFFVTRIAFLSNNIKIMQFKIPIYKILQHGSTLIATVYIIIYIFSIMKYNSNKVNYFGRSTKINYWGFIIFMTLLITTYRILFTLSFFSLKYFGVYIVSFISAGILSVLIVSAIFNINLEI from the coding sequence GTGCCATTTACTTTTGCGCATCCTGCAATTGTTATACCATTTAACAAACAATTACCTAAATATTTTAATATTACAGCACTGATACTAGGAAGCATGGCACCAGATTTTGAATATTTTTTAAGATTTAAGCCTATAGGAAAAATGGGGCATACATCATTAGGAGTATTTTATTTTGATTTACCAATAGTGTTTATAATGGCATTTTTATGGCATTGTATAATAAAAAAACCGTTTATATTAAGTTTACCAGATCCTTTTGATAAAAAGCTTAGTTATTTTTTAAATAAAAAATCTAATGTATTTAATATAAAATACTTAATTACATTTGTAGTTTCTACATTAGTAGGAGTGTATTCTCATATATTATGGGATGCATTTACACATAAGACAGGGTTTTTTGTAACACGAATAGCATTTCTATCAAATAATATAAAAATTATGCAATTTAAGATTCCTATATATAAAATTTTGCAACACGGAAGTACATTAATTGCTACAGTATATATAATTATATATATATTTTCAATAATGAAGTATAATTCTAATAAAGTTAATTATTTTGGAAGATCAACTAAAATTAATTATTGGGGCTTTATAATTTTTATGACATTATTAATAACAACATATAGAATTTTATTTACTTTGAGTTTTTTTAGTTTAAAATACTTTGGAGTATATATAGTTTCATTTATAAGCGCTGGAATTTTAAGTGTTTTAATTGTTTCAGCTATATTTAACATAAATTTAGAAATATAG
- a CDS encoding calcium-translocating P-type ATPase, PMCA-type translates to MYFNKNIDETLKILETDGHTGLTSQEIKVRQEKYGLNKLASEKKETMFKLFLSQINDAMIYILIGAAILSAIVGEISDSIIIAIVIILNAVIGVVQESKAEKSLEALRSLSTPKALVKRDGELKEIQSEEIVPGDIIIIDAGRYIPCDLRLIETANLKIEESALTGESVPVDKDASIVLEHEDTPLGDKRNMAFMSTLASYGRGVGVAVATGMNTEIGKIASLLKNNEKELTPLQKKLESLGKTLGIAAVLIAAIMFAIGFFQKREPLELFLTAISLAVAAIPEGLPAIVTIVLAIGVQKMIKQNAIIRKLPAVETLGSVNIVCSDKTGTLTQNKMTVTKFFTNDKLDDIKNFKIDDTSNKLLIENLVLCNDATYSESSSTGDPTEVALLNMGVNVNIFKDELHSSHRRIDEIPFDSDRKLMTTVNEYGNDLYVMTKGAIDSLLKICTKALINEKEIELTGDIKNDIMQASKSMSAEALRVLGTAYKKINDSNKLERNLTFIGLVGMIDPPRLEVKDAITLNKKAGISTVMITGDHSDTAFAIAKALDITDDPSAIMSGSELDKLSQESLNSRIDNLKVFARVSPEHKVKIVNAFRSKGNIVSMTGDGVNDAPSLKIADIGVAMGITGTDVAKGASDMILTDDNFSTIISAIEEGRNIYNNIKKSILFLLSCNSGEIVAIFLAIILGWASPLKSVHILWINLITDSLPALALGVDPKDEDVMNHKPRDPKESIFSGILGSLIFNGILIGALTLVAFQIGLHRYSNSLIHAQTMAFMVMSISELIHALNVRNTKKSIFEIGLFSNKPLILSILIGILLQNILIFISPLSTAFSVYRLNLYDWIWVTILSLCPLIFNEIIKIFKRFGNSSN, encoded by the coding sequence ATGTATTTTAATAAAAATATAGATGAAACTTTAAAAATACTAGAAACCGATGGACATACAGGGCTTACATCACAAGAAATTAAAGTTCGCCAAGAAAAGTATGGTTTAAATAAATTAGCTTCTGAAAAAAAAGAAACTATGTTTAAACTTTTCTTATCTCAAATAAATGATGCAATGATTTATATACTTATTGGTGCTGCAATTCTTTCAGCTATTGTTGGTGAAATAAGTGATTCTATCATAATTGCTATAGTAATAATATTAAATGCTGTTATTGGAGTCGTTCAAGAATCTAAAGCTGAGAAATCTCTTGAAGCACTTAGAAGCCTATCTACTCCTAAAGCTTTAGTTAAAAGAGATGGTGAACTAAAAGAAATACAATCTGAAGAAATAGTTCCTGGTGATATTATTATAATTGACGCTGGCCGATATATTCCTTGTGACTTAAGACTTATTGAAACTGCAAACCTTAAAATAGAAGAATCTGCTCTAACAGGAGAATCTGTACCTGTTGATAAAGATGCATCTATTGTTTTAGAGCATGAAGATACTCCTTTAGGCGATAAACGAAATATGGCATTCATGTCTACACTTGCAAGTTATGGAAGAGGCGTTGGAGTAGCTGTAGCTACTGGTATGAATACTGAAATTGGTAAAATCGCATCATTACTTAAAAATAATGAAAAAGAACTTACACCTCTTCAGAAAAAATTAGAATCTTTAGGAAAAACTTTAGGAATTGCAGCTGTTCTTATAGCTGCAATAATGTTTGCAATAGGATTTTTTCAAAAAAGAGAACCACTTGAATTATTTTTAACTGCTATAAGTCTTGCCGTTGCAGCTATTCCCGAAGGACTTCCTGCCATTGTTACAATAGTCCTTGCAATAGGTGTTCAAAAGATGATTAAACAAAATGCTATAATTAGAAAATTACCTGCTGTTGAAACATTAGGTTCTGTAAATATAGTATGTTCAGATAAAACTGGAACCCTTACTCAAAATAAAATGACAGTAACAAAATTCTTTACCAATGATAAGTTAGATGATATAAAAAATTTTAAAATTGATGATACTTCAAATAAACTACTTATTGAAAATTTAGTTTTATGTAATGATGCTACTTACTCCGAAAGTTCATCAACAGGGGATCCAACAGAAGTTGCTCTATTAAATATGGGAGTTAATGTTAATATATTTAAAGATGAATTGCATAGTAGCCATAGAAGGATAGATGAAATTCCTTTTGACTCAGATAGAAAACTTATGACCACAGTAAACGAGTATGGTAATGACCTTTACGTTATGACAAAAGGTGCTATTGATAGTCTTTTAAAAATATGTACTAAGGCATTGATTAACGAAAAGGAAATTGAATTAACAGGAGATATTAAAAATGATATAATGCAAGCCTCAAAATCTATGTCAGCAGAAGCATTAAGAGTTTTGGGAACAGCATATAAAAAAATAAATGATTCTAATAAATTAGAACGCAATTTAACATTTATAGGACTTGTTGGAATGATTGACCCTCCTAGACTTGAAGTAAAAGATGCTATAACTTTAAATAAAAAAGCTGGTATATCAACTGTAATGATTACTGGAGATCATAGCGATACTGCATTTGCTATTGCTAAAGCTTTGGATATAACTGATGATCCCTCAGCCATTATGTCTGGCTCTGAACTAGATAAATTATCTCAAGAATCTTTGAATTCAAGAATTGATAATCTTAAAGTTTTTGCTAGAGTTTCGCCTGAACATAAAGTGAAAATAGTCAACGCCTTTAGGTCTAAAGGAAATATTGTTTCTATGACTGGTGATGGAGTTAATGATGCTCCTTCTTTGAAAATAGCTGATATCGGTGTTGCCATGGGTATTACAGGTACAGATGTTGCTAAAGGTGCTTCAGATATGATTCTTACTGATGACAACTTTTCTACTATAATATCAGCAATTGAAGAAGGTAGAAATATTTATAACAATATAAAAAAATCTATATTATTTTTGCTATCTTGTAATAGTGGAGAAATAGTAGCCATATTTTTGGCCATTATTTTAGGATGGGCTTCACCATTAAAATCGGTTCATATACTTTGGATAAATTTAATCACAGACTCCCTACCTGCTTTAGCTCTTGGAGTAGATCCTAAAGATGAAGATGTTATGAATCATAAGCCAAGAGATCCTAAAGAAAGTATATTCTCAGGAATATTAGGGAGCTTGATTTTTAATGGTATTTTAATCGGTGCATTAACATTAGTTGCTTTTCAAATTGGACTTCATAGATACTCTAACTCTTTAATACATGCTCAAACTATGGCATTTATGGTTATGAGTATATCTGAACTAATACATGCTCTTAATGTTAGAAACACAAAAAAATCTATATTTGAAATAGGATTATTTAGCAATAAACCATTAATTCTATCTATATTAATAGGTATATTATTACAAAATATTTTAATATTTATTTCTCCACTTAGTACAGCTTTTAGTGTTTATCGATTAAATCTTTATGATTGGATTTGGGTTACTATTTTAAGTTTGTGCCCTCTTATATTCAATGAAATAATTAAAATTTTCAAACGTTTTGGAAATTCATCTAATTAA